A region from the Zonotrichia leucophrys gambelii isolate GWCS_2022_RI chromosome Z, RI_Zleu_2.0, whole genome shotgun sequence genome encodes:
- the LOC135460118 gene encoding cryptic protein-like, producing the protein MYWGNHVRILFTLTLVWQAVHLEKSPEKEERKEVVKGLNATALKQQPKNEGTFTNALSDMNQSYESRKQQSSRSLVPFTGITESKKLNRRCCQNGGTCILGTFCACLKYFTGRHCEYDERLGNCGSIPHGVWVLKDCWLCRCAYGTLHCLSEIRQSNCELTSETEEIIRLYSNGLRLQQTVISVTCLLAILWSSASWQL; encoded by the exons atGTACTGGGGAAATCATGTTAG aattctTTTCACTTTGACTCTGGTCTGGCAGGCTGTTCATTTAGAAAAAA GCCCTGAAAAAGAAGAACGGAAAGAAGTTGTGAAAGGTCTCAATGCTACAGCACTAAAGCAGCAGCCCAAGAACGAAGGGACCTTTACAAATGCGCTCAGTGATATGAATCAGAGTTACGAAAGTAGAAAGCAACAGAGTTCCAGGTCTTTAGTGCCTTTCACTGGAATTACAGAGA GTAAAAAACTGAACAGACGCTGCTGCCAGAATGGAGGAACTTGTATCCTGGGGACCTTCTGTGCCTGCCTGAAGTACTTCACTGGCAGACACTGCGAATATGATGAGCGGctagg AAACTGCGGCAGCATTCCCCACGGCGTCTGGGTGCTGAAGGACTGCTGGCTGTGTCGGTGTGCCTATGGAACACTGCACTGTCTCTCGGAAATAAGGCAGAGTAACTGCG aacTGACATCGGAAACAGAGGAAATTATCAGACTGTATTCTAATGGTTTAAGATTACAGCAAACAGTGATTTCAGTCACT